In Brassica napus cultivar Da-Ae chromosome C2, Da-Ae, whole genome shotgun sequence, the sequence GTCCACTGTGAATCATGATTGAATCTGTGTCACCATAAATCACCTGCGTAAAAGCAACATGTTCAATATTCCCCAACATGTTGACACATTACATTATTTCCTCTACTGAAATGCATTTAGTGCGGTGATACCTCTAGGTTTAAATGATTCTGTACAAGATCCACGGTTCTTTGCAGGATCTCCCTTCCCTGCAATGTTAGAGAATTAACCGGATCTCATGAGaacagaaagaagaaaaaaacagagaaaaagcaTAACTTTACCTGTAGTGTTATGAGCTCTGCTAAAGGCTTAGCGTAGAATCTTGAATCAGAGAACCCCAGACATCCGTATATACTGCGTTTAGAATGAAACATTACTATCAAAATGCGGCGAATGTTGGGGCATTATTGCCAGCAGAAGAAGCTAAAACCATTAAACACAAAACCTATTGGCTGTGAGTTTTAATGCCTGCTGCCGAATGTCAAGCTCCCAGTACTTGAGACCTGtttccttcttcatcttttgtTTCACACGTTTCCTTATACTGACCAAATGTTCCATCAACTAAAAGAAAGACTACAGATTAGAATTGAACTAGAGAATGGAGCAATCACTAATACAATCCTGAACACTCGAATATACCTTTGGAAGAATTCCAGGTGTCTGGCTCGAAGGTAAACGAGGAACTCCGTCTTCTGATCGTGGCACAGTCgtgaaacatatattatattcctGAAATTTATCATAATACCCGTTGTGTAAAAATCAAATGGAAACATCAATCCAAGGCTTGAGAACACAAAACAGTCTGCTGCTAACCTGTATAATAGACGGGTAAAGACTATTGAAGTCAAGAAGCAACACATATTTGTCATATAACCCTTTCTTTGGTTCCAACACCAGTCCACCAGCGTAGCCTGGACCCTTCTTAGACGGATCATTCTCCAAAGCCAACTCAGCATCCAATTCACCATGGCTGATTCTTCTTTTTGATGACTTTATAATTTCCTTCATACGTTGCGAAATTTTGTCTGGGAGGATGTACTTTCTCGACTGGAATGTATGTAGTAAGTAGTATTCAATTCTCTGCGCCCTGGATCCCTGGTAacgaatagaaaaaaaaatcagaatgcACCAGCGCATAACGTGTTTGAGGGATAGAGAGAGGAGCCACTACTTGAAGGGTTTTCCCCCAGAGATTGCCACTTATGTTAGTAAGCTGGAGAGTGAGAGGAAGAACACTTAGATGAAACATGAGCTCCATGGATAACCATGCATCTCTCTCCCCACATTCAATCTGAACcgaagaaaaccaaaaatcatTTATGTCTAGTGTCCCTAGTGAGGTAGTACCAGCTCAAATGCATAAAACAGACATGATTAGACTAATTAAAGAACTTACAAGTTCCACAAGTGTCTTAGATGACTGAAACATTTTGGGAATATCATTAGGTGATATCTGTTTCCTGTCCTGGTTCAGCTGTGTCTTTGAAAGGTCTGTTAACGAATAACTGACCTGCTGCAACAACCAGAAGTTTGCTTATAGGTGAGGGACTAAACTTCTCACTGCTTGTAAGAGTTGAACATCATACATACCTGCTTCAACAAGTCTTGAGAACATAGATCTGTATCACATAATAGTCTTCCAGCAATGCAAGACATGAGCCCTGACTTGTTGTTCCCTTTAAGCTTAGGCATGAACGAGCGTTTGAGACGCCCAATTTTGGACCACATGCTACTCAAAACTTTGCAACCCTACACAAAAGGAGAGACTGAGAAAAAGTACTAAATggcataaaacaaaaacattccGTCTTATTAATGTTAACCAGCCCTTATAAAACTAATAGAAAAATTAAAGAGATTAGTTGCTTTGCCTGGGCTCTTTGGAGAAGGACATCCAGATCAAACCTTGATATATTATGTCCCACAAGAACATCACTGTCCAATTTGTTCAACTCCACAAACAATCGGTTCAGCAAAGCTCTTTCACTGCAGtaagaatacaaaaaaaaatgttatgaaGGACCAGCCTACACAACAAGAGAGCTGCGGAATAATACCTGTTTTCAAAACTTAAAACACAGCAGCCCTTCTTTGAATTTCTGTCAGACACTTCTTTCTTCCAACCAATCGGGTAGCCGGTTCCTTCAGGATTCCTAACCACAGTGAAATGACTCAGAATACCACATCTCTTTCTTTCTGGACCTGCCATTGGAACATCAATCTGAAAGACCAAAGGACATAAAATGTCAAGCTAAGAGAGTGTCATTTGAGCAAGAAAAAACACCAGCTTAAACACAATACACATCGTACAAATGACTACTTGTGAACGGTAATGCCATGATCATGCTTAAGATTGTTGTGGCACAACCATCGAGGTGACACGGACCTCATGGGCATACATATTTTCCCAAAGAGAAACGAACCTTGGCGTTGTGAAAACAGAGAAGAGACGCCGAAACAATTTCGCTGATGTTCTGCGTTTCATTGACTATAGTCTTTAAATTTATAGCTGTGACGACAGCAGGAGGATGAACCACTTTTTCCTCCGGAACTAAAACAGTGATAACCTTGGGAGATTCAACAGTAACCTCAAACTTGCACCAGCTCACCTGCACAAGTGTCAACTCCTCATTATTGGAGATAACTAGCAAGATAATCAATCATGGTACTATTTTTAAGGCTTTACTCGTTGAGAAGGTAAACTGATAGAGAAGTTTGAAATTTTCAGCCAAGAAGGTCCCATGATCTTCCTTTTAAGGATAAAAAGCTCCAAAGCACTGCATATAAATTAACTTaataagcaaagaaaaaaaaaggcatATTGCTAAATTGGCATAGTTAACTAAGAAGCTTAGAAAACACCAGTAAATGCAAAATTAACCGATCAACTATCAAAAACAGAGAAAGGTAATAGAAACTCAGCAGTAAGAAACTAAAACCTGGTGTGAGAGCCTAGCAAAGCGCAAAAAGACTCCCCTTTAAGGTTTTGTGGAAGTGCAGGATCCTATGATAACAGAGACAGGTGTTGAGATGTAagagaattaacaaaaaaaaaactaggcaATTTTAGAGCGACTTAAAGCTAAAATGCACCACCTTAAATGGATAATTAATCTTCAAAACATATTGCTCGCCAGCTGGCACATCAGGCTTCTCAAATGCATAGCTTCTCTGATAAGGAGAGGAGAGTAGAGAGTCTCAAAAGAAAAGTTTTGCTGCATGAAAAGTAAGTAAAATACACAAACCTTGACAAGTGCCATGCTATAATTTGAAACGTTGAGTCGTAACAATTGCTGAGAAATTTCGTTCTTCAGTTTTGATGCTATTTCCTGAGAAGACAAGGTCAAAAACAATAGGATAGGATATTGCTTCATGTTAATTAGCATGAAGTGAAACTCACATGTAACTTCACCCGGAAGGATTGAGGAGAAAGTTTCGAGTGTTTCGCCTCTTGCTCGAGCATAAAAAGTTCATGGGAAGGGAATATGGAACCATTTGGAATAGCATAAACACATCTCTGGATATTCTTGACAACCACACAGCAACTCTTGTACGTATCTCCCATTTTAGCCTGAAAGAGggtagccaaaaaaaaaagagggtaGCCGGATTAATCTCTATACTAACCAGAAGGCCAAAGAACAGCTAAAATGAGTGAAATTCCAACAGATTCACCTTCCCAAACAGATAAACTGTGCCCATACTCGCACCAAAAGCCTCCTCATAAGCGTCAAGAATGTAAAAACGAAGTGACCCATCAGCATCCAAATCAAATTCCGCCCCATTCTCAGTTCCACCTTTGCACATGGCTTCCTTCTCTTTCGTATCAACTGTTGCATTCACCTCCTTCTTCACTCCTGACTCTGCCTTAGCTTCTTCACTCTGTATTATATTGTTTGATCCCTCCACTATAACGCTAGGTAATTCCATATTCTCAGAAGTCTGCGGAAGGGTGACtgtcacatcttcttcttcttcttgttctttcaTCAACTCATTCTCCATGGCAACATGATCACATTTATCGACTGAATCATGTATCCTAGCTGGTTGTTTCCTTCTCCTATGTCTTTCTCTATCCATATCGTCTGGATTAACCTTTGCTAAAACCTCCTCAAGAATACTCTCTTTGCCCTTCTTCAAACTCGATATAGTAGCTGCAGCCTTAAGCCAAGGATTCACCTTCTTAACCTGCGCtgcttcttcttttcctttcttcttcactctcCCGCTAAATCCACCATCATCTTCCGATTCATCAGTCGACTCAGGCCCACTGGGCTTCGACCAGTCCTCCTCCTCACCTACAAACCCACGCCGCCGCAGGGATACAATTGCGTCGTACTCATCACCATCTTCAATTGGCTGTTCCAGTTTAATATCATCGTAGCCACCACCTGAAGCCCATAGGTTCCCAAGTCCTCCTTGCCGAATCGCTTTCTGTCGCTCTACCGAATTCTTCCAACTCGACGCCTCCGCGGCTCTGCGACGTTTTCGTTCAACCTCCGTCGAATTGTCGCCTGACATTTTTTCAGCAGTTTCTTCTGATTTGGGGGCGAAGCTGAGTATCCCAATTTATAGGTTTAGGTCGATAGAGAGATTGCgggaaaatctattttattttggcGCCAGTTGATAC encodes:
- the LOC106414278 gene encoding DNA polymerase alpha catalytic subunit, producing the protein MSGDNSTEVERKRRRAAEASSWKNSVERQKAIRQGGLGNLWASGGGYDDIKLEQPIEDGDEYDAIVSLRRRGFVGEEEDWSKPSGPESTDESEDDGGFSGRVKKKGKEEAAQVKKVNPWLKAAATISSLKKGKESILEEVLAKVNPDDMDRERHRRRKQPARIHDSVDKCDHVAMENELMKEQEEEEDVTVTLPQTSENMELPSVIVEGSNNIIQSEEAKAESGVKKEVNATVDTKEKEAMCKGGTENGAEFDLDADGSLRFYILDAYEEAFGASMGTVYLFGKAKMGDTYKSCCVVVKNIQRCVYAIPNGSIFPSHELFMLEQEAKHSKLSPQSFRVKLHEIASKLKNEISQQLLRLNVSNYSMALVKRSYAFEKPDVPAGEQYVLKINYPFKDPALPQNLKGESFCALLGSHTSALELFILKRKIMGPSWLKISNFSISLPSQRVSWCKFEVTVESPKVITVLVPEEKVVHPPAVVTAINLKTIVNETQNISEIVSASLLCFHNAKIDVPMAGPERKRCGILSHFTVVRNPEGTGYPIGWKKEVSDRNSKKGCCVLSFENSERALLNRLFVELNKLDSDVLVGHNISRFDLDVLLQRAQGCKVLSSMWSKIGRLKRSFMPKLKGNNKSGLMSCIAGRLLCDTDLCSQDLLKQVSYSLTDLSKTQLNQDRKQISPNDIPKMFQSSKTLVELIECGERDAWLSMELMFHLSVLPLTLQLTNISGNLWGKTLQGSRAQRIEYYLLHTFQSRKYILPDKISQRMKEIIKSSKRRISHGELDAELALENDPSKKGPGYAGGLVLEPKKGLYDKYVLLLDFNSLYPSIIQEYNICFTTVPRSEDGVPRLPSSQTPGILPKLMEHLVSIRKRVKQKMKKETGLKYWELDIRQQALKLTANSIYGCLGFSDSRFYAKPLAELITLQGREILQRTVDLVQNHLNLEVIYGDTDSIMIHSGLDDIEEVKTIITKVIQEVNKKYRCLKIDCDGIYKRMLILRKKKYAGVKLQFKDDGQTCEEIERKGVDMVRRDWSILSKEIGDLCLAKIFYGGSCEDVVEAIDNELVKIKEEMRNGQVALEKYVITKALTKSPEAYPDSKSQPHVQVALRMRQRGFKEGFNAKDTVPYIICYEQGNASSVSSAGIANRARHPDEVKSDESRLLVDIDYYLAQQIHPVVSRLCAEIQGTSPERLAECLGLDPSKYRSNNDATSSDPSTSLLFATSDEERYKSCEPLTLTCPSCSASFNCPSITSSVCASISNKSETEESTFWLRLRCSKCTGRISPAMIANQVKRQIDGFVSMYYKGTMMCDDESCKHTTRSPNFRLLGDRERGTVCPNYPNCNGTLLRKYTEAYLYKQLSYFCHILDTQCSLKKMDVGVRIQVEKAMTNIRPAVESAASIARSIRDRCDYGWVQLKDIAI